A region from the Euleptes europaea isolate rEulEur1 chromosome 13, rEulEur1.hap1, whole genome shotgun sequence genome encodes:
- the RAB39B gene encoding ras-related protein Rab-39B, translated as MEAIWLYQFRLIVIGDSTVGKSCLIRRFTEGRFAQVSDPTVGVDFFSRLVEIEPGKRIKLQIWDTAGQERFRSITRAYYRNSVGGLLLFDITNRRSFQNVHEWLEETKVHVQPYQIVFVLVGHKCDLDTQRQVTRHEAEKLAIAYGMKYIETSARDAINVEKAFTDLTRDIYELVKRGEITIQEGWEGVKSGFVPNVVHSSEEVVKSDRRCLC; from the exons ATGGAGGCCATCTGGCTGTACCAGTTCCGCCTGATCGTCATCGGGGACTCCACGGTGGGCAAGTCCTGCCTGATCCGCCGCTTCACCGAGGGGCGCTTCGCCCAAGTCTCCGACCCCACCGTGGGCGTGGATTTCTTCTCGCGGCTGGTGGAGATCGAGCCCGGCAAGCGGATCAAGCTGCAGATCTGGGACACCGCCGGACAGGAGCGCTTCAG ATCGATCACCAGAGCCTACTACCGGAACTCAGTTGGGGGTCTGCTGCTCTTTGACATTACAAACCGCCGGTCCTTCCAGAATGTCCACGAGTGGCTAGAAGAGACCAAAGTGCACGTCCAGCCCTACCAGATCGTCTTTGTGTTGGTGGGTCACAAGTGCGACCTCGACACACAACGGCAGGTCACCCGGCACGAGGCAGAGAAACTGGCCATTGCCTACGGCATGAAATACATCGAAACCTCGGCCCGGGATGCCATCAACGTGGAGAAGGCCTTCACCGACCTCACCCGAGACATATACGAGCtggttaaaaggggggaaatcaccaTCCAAGAAGGATGGGAAGGGGTGAAGAGCGGGTTTGTCCCAAACGTTGTGCATTCTTCAGAAGAGGTGGTGAAATCCGACAGGCGATGCCTTTGCTAG